A window of Solanum stenotomum isolate F172 chromosome 9, ASM1918654v1, whole genome shotgun sequence genomic DNA:
ATTTGTCCCCAAGGATAATCTCGATATCTACCATCTTCAACCATTAGAAAATCgacaataaatataaatgtatcACCAGTTTGAGCCAAAACGAATGTATGAATAAAGCACAATATAGACATTTGGAGTGCATCCTGATTGTTCTCCCAATTGCCCATCTTAAATCGTTGGACTAGATGATTCTTGCTTACACTATTCACTGCACCGGGAAAATACTTTTGGAATAGCATACATGGAGTTGATTCTGGGTATTCAAAATCTTTGGTATTGCCTTTAACTTTAAGACCAATTATTATTGCAAATTCATTTATACCAAATTTCAAGATACCCATTTGCATGTCTAATATGCAACACATTAGTTGCCTTATTCCAACTCTAACAACAGGAAACACTTAGtgatttgaccttgaaaattacATTTATGGATATCTAAAAAGGGTCCAAATATTGCAGCCCTAAATAGTTGAATTACATGCTCCCCTATAGACTTTTGAAAATCCTCCAAAAAATTGTTGTTAAAATGGACACCAAACCTTATGGCATGTGTTGGTATCTTTTTTATCTTGTACTTGAGTGGCtgcaaaattaaaagaaaaaacatacaatttGTAATGATATTcatgatacataaataaaacaCCAAATCACACTACACAACAATTAATGATACATAACACAGAAAATCTGATACACAAATAACTTAAATGATACCAAATTTCAACTGTGTGATACATGAATGTTAGTAGAACATATTACAAAACTTGATACATTATACatcaactatttttttgttaaatttgacaAAAATCTTTTTCATGATATATTCTTTTTAGATAAACATATAAAACAAGGGTTTTATAAGTGTAGACTAAATCTAAAATCGATATGTATCAAACTAAGATAGGATTTTTACATGTATCAGTTTTTAACCCCATTTTACTAAACACTATAACACATTTACTTCATGTATCATTCAATTTTAGTTTAAGATATCAAACGCAATATAAAACTCAGACAATTTTAATGAAGATTAAAAACACATACCCTAAGCAATGTGGGTCTGAAAATAATGGGTGCTGctcttcttccattttttttttgggtgggggtgggggtgggggggttgCAACCTTTGGTTTAGAGGATTCTGGAACATCTTTGTTTGGCTCCTTCCTCAAGTTCAAAAGGTCAtgcaaattttttttctattttttgccCAACCTTCGTCATCAGAATCGTATATTTTCTGATTTGTATCTGGATCCATGCGTATTAGACAGAAAATGatgaatcaaaataaaaattgaagtaaaaaaatGACAAACTTTGGGAGAGAGGACGGAAAAGACGATGTATCAATAAGAAAGAACTGAAACAAAAATCAACTGAAGTATCAGACAAATTTGTGAGAGAAAACGTAAAATTCAAAAGTGAAGACTGATGTTTGAAATTTGTTTGATTGAGagagaaaaattttaaaaatcaatttgggATAATGATTTGTAACTGAAAAGATAATTGAGTGAAATTAGGGAGAAAAAGAAGGAGTGACATAGGGAGTGGTGAAACGTGGGGGAGGAAAGAGGGAGTTATGTATCTGCTAGATTTCAATTACAAGTTAAATAAGggatttaagtaatttttttaaaaagtaaggAAAAGTAGACAATAGGAAACTTAAAATTGtgtatttaagttatttttatttattttttggtgaaaaGAAGAATTTGAAGTTTCACATTTTTCTAGTGGACCAGCTTATTAAGGTTAGTAAGCCCAAACTATTTATCGAATGTTTGTATAAGCCCAATTTTTAATGGGCTTGAATTACCAAAATGTTATCTAAAACTTTGGGCCGGTCTTGcagaaaaataatactataaagGGTGATCTTGAATTTATGGTCCCATTTAACAAAGTCTTTAAAATATGGCGCGTGTTGCCTATCAGACATAAGTTTTAGTTGTTATGTGAGTgagtataaattaattttacttaTGACGTAAGAGTTTGAGGGATTTCAAAAAGCTACTAACGATAGATGGAGATGGTGTATGTTGTTTATCGGGTATGAGTTTTAGTTATATTGACTTGTGAACAATTTAGCAACACAAATAACTGGCTAATTAAATAGGTTCATTGTATTGAAATGTTTCAAACTTCTATCTCATGGGAAAATTAATTTATGCGGACGAGCCAAAAGATCAAGGTCATCTGTTATAGATATCATTTTCGCAGATCAACCTAAAAAGATACgatttaaatcttttttttaattttatctcactctcaattcaatttttttgttacttCAATTGAGAAATTTGTGTTAAAAGTTATAAGTGAAATTTGACGATCAACTTACATGACAAGATATTGTTATCATTCCATCAATTAACGTAAAAGTAAGATAAAAGTATAGTTGATATGGCAAATCAAAACTTTTTATCACTGTTTTTAGGACAAAATAGAATGGATTACACCACTATTGAACTTTAGTGTCAATTAGCTAATGATCACCATCTATGAAACTCCTTTTAGGACCACCAATTGGCAATTGCAATGATACTCATGTGTCATTATAACTTTGATCAATTTTCCCCAACATTTTCTCCTCCAAATCTCTTCAAATTTCTTAGCTTGTTTCTTTAGTGTTAGAAATTGGGGCCTAGCCATGTGATATTTTGATTACTTTAATGTGGTCGGTTAAATTCATCATGGATCAACAAGTTACATGGTTGTTAGcttatcacaatttttttttatcttgatttgAATTAGTAATATGAGCAAGCTCACAGAGATGGAGTTATATGTATATTCAATTTACTTTTCATTCTTATCTTGTCAATATGATAATATGAAATGATCTTAAATGAAGAAGAGTAGAATCATATATTCAACCCTAATTTATTTGAGATCAAGACCGTAGAAATTCTTTTGAGGAGAGAGGTGGACCTAAATAaagagatgaaaaaaaaaaggaagaggcAAACCTTTAATGTGATTTGACCTTTGCTCTATTTTGATACAATGTGATTATGTGAAATTGCAACACATAGACTTGAATTtagatattaatatttttacttcTTTACAAATTACTTTAAAGTTTCATCAACTTTGGATGGTGAATCCTATTAGATCTAAGTTGTcgacaaaataaaatagaaaaagatgtAAAATTCTATACTTtcttatttgaaaatatttataagaaaaatctCTAAAGATATATGAGTGAATCTCTCATCGATGAATATATTTACGTAACTTTATGAGAGGCTTTTTAGGAAATAATGTCATCCAAcatgaatttattatattaaaattatccCATAATATCCATTTTAGAAATGTCATATGCCAAAATCATGGAACTACCTTCCTCTAAAGTCAAATAAGCTACAAAAGCCTAGTAAAGTCAATAACTTACTCCTAATGATAATCCATCCACAGTATTGAATGGGATAGCTTCTATACCTgcctaattaaatttaaaaaaagtaatatatttcgtataattttaaatataaatttctaGTTAggattaaaattattgagttctGATAAATCTGTAGACATGCTTGTAGTTATATCCTTAATAACGAGACAAGTAAAGGTTGTAAATGGTGGTGTGAATTTccaaattgaaatttataagtTTTTAGTGCATTTTGCAACACATATTCAAACTAAAATTACTGAATTTTGTTGAATCTATACAAATAACTGTGTATCTGCCTCTTGGTTATGAATGTCTTTTGATTGATTCTAGATAAAGAATCATGTGactataaacaaacaaaaaatggaataaaaatgttGATCATAACCACGATTGACGCGTTTTTATGACTTTATTTGTTAGTATGATTAAACAAAAAGGATAATCAATTTGATGAGTTGTAAAAAGCAGTTTATCCAAAGTTGTccaaataagaacaaaaaaaaagcaTAATCACTAGTctttttacaaaaccaaaagtcATTTTCTTGAAGTTTAAGGAAGTAATAGTagaaaaagaaactattttgacaatttactattttaatacaattaaatTTCTCTATAACAACATCGTTTGTAGACAAACATATTATTTAACATATCATGAAAAGTCGATTCCAAAGAAAATTTGGTTGTTATAGTGTGTTATTACAGAGGATAAGAAAAAGGGCAGTCGGTGCATGGTCGGACCACTAGGATCTATTGTGCATAGCCTTAccttgaatttttgaaaaaggCTATTTTCACAGCTCTAACCAGTGACCTCTTCGTCATGACAATAACTTTACTAATTACAACTGAGGATGATTGTTATATATAGACAAGTTGCCTTTAGTTTGCATTATGGTAGACATCTAAAAGGCTTCTTCGTTTGTTGGTTGTTATATCTGTATGCTGTTTTTTTCCCCAacagaaaacaaaaatattgcTTTAGCTATAGGTTAAACATTAGATGAGTAGCTTAAAAGGTTCAAAATCTGAGCTTTAGCTACATATCAGTTGGTTACAAGTTACGACTATGTTGCTCTgatcctccaaaaatgttgtCGTACTcgtgttggatcctccaaaagatGAGCATTTTTTGGAGTATCCAACACAATTGCCTGCACAATTTTTGGAGGTTCCAAGCAACATAGTGTTAATGCAGACAAAATAGTAATGTCAAATTTTAATGATATATCAATGTACTATAAGCAAAACTTTGCCATGGAAAACAGAACAGATAAAAGGGAAATTGATTGGAACATTCATCTAAAAACATCTTCACATCTCCCATTCATGGTCGTGTTCTAATATTTACACAGTAGGCAAAATCTGAAGTATAAACTCTTATCAATCTCAATGGTGAAGAACCATTAAAGATAAAAGTTTTTACTACTATCCATGAGGCAAtccaaaaaaagagaaaaaaagaacagaATTCTAACCACAAAAAGATGAAATATCATTGATTTACGGTTCCCTCTCTTGCGATTCCTCGAGTATAGAACCTTTCACTGAAATGCCATCAAGAATATCGCTTTCTGAATCAGTTTGTAGTTCTTTAAACTTGGTCATCACTTGTATCATTGTTGGCCTTTTGTAAGATTTCTCATCAAGGCATTCAAATGCAACTTTCAAGTAATGATAGAGTTCAGCATCACCAGATAGATTTGTTATTAGCTCAGGATCAAGAATCTCGTGACTTCGTTTCTCGTTATGAAGTTGCTTTGCCCATCCAACAAGATTGTTATCATCACCGAATACACGGGGATCTATTGGCCGTTTCCCTGAAAGAAGCTCCAACAGTATGACACCATAACTGTACACGTCCCCTTTTGCGGTGCACCTGAAACTTTGGTAGTACTCTGGAGGAACATAACCTGGAGTACCAGCAAGTGTACTCACACTTAAATGAGTATCCAGAGCATTTACCAGCCTTGCCATTCCAAAATCAGAAACTCGTGCCTCAAAGTTTTCATCTAAAAGTACATTACTGGACTTCATATCGCGATGAATTATGTGTGGTGTGCAGCTGTGGTGAAGAAATGCTAATCCTCTTGCTGATCCTATCGCGATTTTCTTTCTAGCTGGCCAATCAAGAAACATCCCTCCTTTCCTGCCATCATGAAGAACAGATTCAAGACTTCCCCATTTCATGTATTCGTATACGAGAAGCCTTTCCTCCCCAATCTTGCAATATCCCAACAAAGGGACAAGGTTTCTATGTTTGATTTTTCCAATAGTCTCCATTTCAGCCATGAATTCTCTGTCTCCTTGACCTGTTACGTGCACGAGCTTCTTGATTGCAACAGTACTGCCATCTCTCAGCTGAGCCTTGTACACTTCACCAAAACCTCCAGAGCCAATCATGCTTTCAGAGCTGAACCCGTTGGTCGCTTCTAGAAGATGACCAAAGGTCAGCTTCCTCAATGGTTtttcaaatgttgccacattaATGCTTAGAGGCTCGGGAACGGTTGATAGTTTCCAGCTGCTACTGCCAGAAGTTGGAAGGCTATCAATGTATTTATCTCTCTTCTCCTCCTCATTCTGAGTCATTTTAATCTTATAAAGGGCAATAACAAGTAGTATAATACATACAAAAGAGACCATAATACCAACCACCATTCCTATAGTTGTAGGCTTCTTATTCCCATGATGGTAAATACTCGATGAATGGTGTCCATTGCCCGAGCCACAAGGAGGAAGGGGGACGCCACAAAGGCCTGAATTGTTTTCGTATCTTGAAGCTGGAAATGTAGTCAGCTGTCCACCAGAAGGAATCGTTCCCGATAAGTTGTTGTTTGAAACATCAAGATCACTAAGAAATGAAAGGCCTCCTAACGAGGGTGGAATGAATCCCTGTAGGCTGTTATGTGATAGATCAAGAACTCCAACTATCTTTAGACCTCCAAAGTTGAATGGAATGGTTCCGGTAAAATTGTTGTGTCCCAAATTCAGAACTTGAAGGAAGCTCAATGAACCTAAATTATCAGGAATGGTTCCTGAAAAAGAATTGTAGGAAAGATCAAGGTAAATCATGCTTCCATTGCTCGTGAAGGTGTACATCGTCCTGCCAGAGTAGATCCTAGTTGATGGACAGAAGTGAACCATAGGTAAAATCGCAAGCCTCTCTTCACGGATACCCTCGAACTCAACCAGTCCACCAGCACCCCTGCATTCAGTTCCACCCTCATTTCTCACAAAAGCAAACTGTTTTCCAGAAGCCATTCCCGGATTAACATGGCCAGCTTGATCAGCAAGCTCAAGAGGGATTGAACCTGTTAGAGCATTGCTATTTAAATCTAGCCATATCAAGTTCCTGCACGAACCTAATTCCTGAGGGATCGGTCCAGTAAGTGAGTTATTACCTAACTGAAGGATAGCAAGATTTGCAAGATTCCCAATTCCTTGTGGTATCTCTCCAGACAGTCGATTGCTAGACAACGAAACCCAAACCAAGTTGGTACAATTGGAAATGGACTGTGGAAGTGCCCCTGAGATGAAATTGTTATTGAGAATGAGTGTTTGAAGGTTTCCTCCATTGATGCAAATGCCCTCAGGAATTTCACCTGTGAGATTATTAGCCCACATTACCAATTCCGAAAGATTTGGAAGGGTCCAAATCTCCAATGGGATCGAACCAGTCAGGTAATTGAAACTGAGATCAATCTTCCTGAGGTTCCTACAATGTCCAAGCTGTTTAGGCACAGTTCCAGTAAGATAATTACTGGCTAACAACATCAGCTCCAGTGGAAAGCCTGAGGCTGCTAAACACAACTCAAAAGGTACATTCCCAATAAACGCGTTGGAACTAAGGTCGAGTACCTGAAGTTTTGTACAGTTCACCAAAGACCTTGGTACATGACCAGTTATGTTATTGAATGGCAAGTAAAGATACCTAAGATTTGTCAATGAACTGATAACAGTATTCAAGAAATCACCCGATAGCTCATTGTTACCAAGATTGAGACTGAAAAGTGAGGAGCACAATTTAAAAGTTGAAGGAAGTTCACCAGTCAGCCGGTTTCCAGAAAGATCAAGCTCCTCAAGTGTGCTGCAACTCTGCCCCAATTCTGACGGAATTTTGTCAAAAAACTGATTGTGGGCTAGCACCAATCGCTTCAAGCTCTTCAATTTCACCAATAACTCGCTAGGAATCTCCATTCGGATCGAATTATGGGCAATGTTCAGTGTATTGAGGCTCTGGCAATTTGCCAAAGAGGGTGGAAACTCAACTGAGGTAAGGTTGTTGAAAGACAAATTTAGGACAGTGAGATTTTGACAAGTCCCAAAATCAAGATCATTGAGTTCTCCAGTTAAGTTATTACGCGAAAGATCAAGAACAGATAGACTCTTGCAAGAAGAAATGGAGCTTTTTAGCTTGCCAGCAAGCTTATTTGAGGAGAAATTAAGGAGATTCAAATTCTGGCAATTGGACAGTGCATAACTTAAAATGCCAAAATCTGAAATGGTGTTACTTGATAAGTCAAGCTGCAATAGTGAAGGTCCAAACTTTAGAACAACCCCTTTAATTGAATTCCCAGAGACATTTAGGTACTTAATTTTATCACAAGACTTCAACAAAGGCTCTAAAACAAGAACCTCAGAGAAATTATTAGCTGATAAATCAAGAAACTCAAAGCTACAGGAACTAGCTATTGAGGAAAGATTGCCATAGAAATGGTTGCCATTGAAATTAACTCTGAGCAAAGAAGGCAAGGCCATGAGATCAGTGAGGTGAAGTAGCCCACTGAGCCCAACACTAGACAGATTAAGCTCAACAACTTGACCATTTGAACATGAAATCCCATTCCAAGTGCAAGGacttgaagaagatgaagtccATTCATTCAAGAATCCGTTTGGATCAGATTCAACAGAGGATTTCTTGAAGGCTAATAACCTCCCTACTTGATCATTTTCAGCTAGTTTTCTTGCATTTGACTCCACCACAAAAAAACTACAACTCAGAAGTATTATCATAAAGACAACATTTTTCAACACCCCATTTAGTGAAAAATATTCTTGGCATCTTTTATGACTCATATTGCTGTAAAAAACACCACTAACTGCATAAAAATCAATTCTTTAGAATCTTTAATAGCTCATCTTGCTGAAAACA
This region includes:
- the LOC125875995 gene encoding receptor-like protein kinase BRI1-like 3 — protein: MSHKRCQEYFSLNGVLKNVVFMIILLSCSFFVVESNARKLAENDQVGRLLAFKKSSVESDPNGFLNEWTSSSSSPCTWNGISCSNGQVVELNLSSVGLSGLLHLTDLMALPSLLRVNFNGNHFYGNLSSIASSCSFEFLDLSANNFSEVLVLEPLLKSCDKIKYLNVSGNSIKGVVLKFGPSLLQLDLSSNTISDFGILSYALSNCQNLNLLNFSSNKLAGKLKSSISSCKSLSVLDLSRNNLTGELNDLDFGTCQNLTVLNLSFNNLTSVEFPPSLANCQSLNTLNIAHNSIRMEIPSELLVKLKSLKRLVLAHNQFFDKIPSELGQSCSTLEELDLSGNRLTGELPSTFKLCSSLFSLNLGNNELSGDFLNTVISSLTNLRYLYLPFNNITGHVPRSLVNCTKLQVLDLSSNAFIGNVPFELCLAASGFPLELMLLASNYLTGTVPKQLGHCRNLRKIDLSFNYLTGSIPLEIWTLPNLSELVMWANNLTGEIPEGICINGGNLQTLILNNNFISGALPQSISNCTNLVWVSLSSNRLSGEIPQGIGNLANLAILQLGNNSLTGPIPQELGSCRNLIWLDLNSNALTGSIPLELADQAGHVNPGMASGKQFAFVRNEGGTECRGAGGLVEFEGIREERLAILPMVHFCPSTRIYSGRTMYTFTSNGSMIYLDLSYNSFSGTIPDNLGSLSFLQVLNLGHNNFTGTIPFNFGGLKIVGVLDLSHNSLQGFIPPSLGGLSFLSDLDVSNNNLSGTIPSGGQLTTFPASRYENNSGLCGVPLPPCGSGNGHHSSSIYHHGNKKPTTIGMVVGIMVSFVCIILLVIALYKIKMTQNEEEKRDKYIDSLPTSGSSSWKLSTVPEPLSINVATFEKPLRKLTFGHLLEATNGFSSESMIGSGGFGEVYKAQLRDGSTVAIKKLVHVTGQGDREFMAEMETIGKIKHRNLVPLLGYCKIGEERLLVYEYMKWGSLESVLHDGRKGGMFLDWPARKKIAIGSARGLAFLHHSCTPHIIHRDMKSSNVLLDENFEARVSDFGMARLVNALDTHLSVSTLAGTPGYVPPEYYQSFRCTAKGDVYSYGVILLELLSGKRPIDPRVFGDDNNLVGWAKQLHNEKRSHEILDPELITNLSGDAELYHYLKVAFECLDEKSYKRPTMIQVMTKFKELQTDSESDILDGISVKGSILEESQEREP